One Bacteriovorax sp. PP10 DNA segment encodes these proteins:
- a CDS encoding class I SAM-dependent methyltransferase: protein MEKTTTPLEFWSQVWDEGTIRFHQNNYNSEMVKYFKDIDLKGKSVLIPLAGKTKDILFFLEKGAHVTAIEFWEPAVISFFEENNIPYKKHGYSFFADNLTFHAMDFFNFTTEKPFDVLFDRASQVVFNRADRPRYYEHISKLINQRSILLLFSIDHNGSFDYGPPHKIPKAEIITAYKKMGITLHTNSENIEVATSDKMQAQGIMSLTAFTLINVNS, encoded by the coding sequence ATGGAAAAAACAACAACACCATTAGAATTTTGGTCACAAGTCTGGGATGAAGGAACAATCAGATTCCATCAGAATAATTATAATTCTGAGATGGTTAAATACTTTAAGGATATTGACCTCAAAGGTAAGTCTGTTCTTATTCCTCTTGCTGGAAAAACCAAAGACATTCTTTTTTTCTTAGAAAAAGGTGCTCATGTGACGGCCATTGAATTTTGGGAACCTGCTGTCATCAGCTTTTTTGAAGAAAACAATATCCCTTATAAAAAACACGGCTACAGCTTTTTTGCAGATAACTTAACTTTTCATGCGATGGATTTTTTTAATTTCACGACAGAAAAACCTTTTGATGTTTTATTTGATCGCGCCAGCCAGGTCGTTTTTAATAGGGCCGACAGACCTCGCTACTATGAACATATTTCAAAGCTGATTAATCAACGCTCAATCCTACTTTTATTTTCAATCGATCATAACGGATCATTTGATTACGGTCCTCCTCATAAAATCCCTAAAGCTGAAATCATCACTGCTTATAAAAAAATGGGAATCACTCTCCATACCAATTCAGAAAACATTGAAGTCGCAACCAGTGATAAAATGCAGGCCCAAGGAATTATGTCTCTCACTGCTTTTACTTTAATTAATGTTAATTCTTAA